In Paractinoplanes brasiliensis, the following proteins share a genomic window:
- a CDS encoding deoxyribonuclease IV, translated as MRIGAHVDPAAPLEEATARGAEAVQFFLTDPQGYKSPKPREDAEALRASEVDVYIHAPYIVNVASPNNRIRIPSRKLLVAHAKAAAELGAKGLIVHGGHVGKGADLAAGFDNWRKAFEYAENDGGLPLPILIENTAGGDNACARRFDDLARLWDAVGSFGAGFCLDTCHAYAGGEDLVGIVDRVKAITGRIDLIHANDSKGGFDSGQDRHDNLGSGKIDPDLIVAAIRAAGAPAVVETPGGAEGQTADIALLRERTGR; from the coding sequence ATGCGCATCGGAGCCCACGTCGATCCCGCCGCCCCGCTCGAGGAGGCCACCGCCCGCGGCGCCGAGGCGGTGCAGTTCTTCCTGACCGACCCGCAGGGTTACAAAAGCCCCAAACCGCGGGAGGACGCCGAGGCGCTGCGCGCGTCCGAGGTGGACGTCTACATTCACGCGCCCTACATCGTGAACGTCGCCTCCCCCAACAACCGCATTCGCATCCCGAGTCGCAAGCTGCTGGTGGCGCACGCCAAGGCCGCCGCCGAGCTGGGGGCGAAAGGCCTGATCGTGCACGGCGGCCACGTGGGCAAGGGCGCAGACCTGGCCGCCGGTTTCGACAACTGGCGCAAGGCTTTCGAGTACGCGGAGAACGACGGCGGCCTGCCGTTGCCGATCCTGATCGAGAACACCGCCGGCGGAGACAACGCGTGCGCCCGGCGCTTCGACGACCTGGCCCGCCTGTGGGACGCTGTGGGCTCGTTCGGCGCCGGCTTCTGCCTGGACACCTGCCATGCGTACGCCGGTGGGGAAGACCTCGTCGGCATCGTCGACCGCGTCAAGGCGATCACGGGACGCATCGATCTGATCCACGCCAACGATTCCAAGGGCGGGTTCGACTCCGGCCAGGACAGGCACGACAACCTCGGCAGTGGCAAGATCGACCCGGATCTGATCGTGGCCGCGATCCGGGCCGCCGGCGCGCCGGCCGTCGTCGAGACGCCGGGTGGCGCCGAGGGACAGACCGCCGACATCGCGCTCCTCCGGGAGCGAACGGGACGCTGA